The following are from one region of the Cyanobium gracile PCC 6307 genome:
- a CDS encoding DDE-type integrase/transposase/recombinase, with amino-acid sequence MLHQRGSSTAEAGPRLPQEPRSVPRLMADRPNAVWSWDITYLPTTVRGVWLYLYLVIDVWSRKVVAWDVAEVESAEIAADLVQRACLKERYRRPSGFGSHQCHQPPLILHADNGNAMRGATLESRLEEMGVLRSFSRPRVSNDNPYSESLFRTVKYRPDYPSRPFASKDEACEWVKAFVDWYNHRHRHSGIKFVTPHQRHSGAATAICQRRSEVYETARRANPSRWSRSTRCWRQPEEVWINKPAEEPEVIKALPLIQAA; translated from the coding sequence GTGTTGCACCAGCGGGGCAGTTCCACCGCCGAGGCCGGGCCCCGGCTGCCGCAGGAACCGCGCTCCGTGCCGCGTCTGATGGCGGATCGCCCCAATGCGGTCTGGTCGTGGGACATCACCTATCTGCCGACCACGGTGCGGGGTGTTTGGCTGTACCTCTACCTGGTGATCGACGTCTGGAGCCGCAAGGTGGTGGCCTGGGATGTGGCCGAGGTGGAGTCGGCTGAGATCGCGGCTGATCTGGTGCAGCGGGCCTGCCTCAAGGAGCGCTACCGCCGGCCCAGTGGCTTTGGCAGCCACCAGTGCCACCAGCCTCCACTGATCCTCCACGCCGACAACGGCAATGCCATGCGTGGGGCCACGTTGGAATCGCGGCTGGAGGAGATGGGAGTGCTCAGATCCTTTTCCAGGCCAAGAGTCTCAAATGACAACCCCTACTCAGAATCCCTATTCCGAACGGTCAAGTACCGGCCCGACTACCCGAGTCGGCCATTCGCCAGTAAAGACGAGGCATGCGAGTGGGTGAAAGCGTTCGTGGACTGGTACAACCACCGGCACCGCCACAGCGGCATCAAATTCGTGACGCCCCATCAACGCCACAGCGGAGCGGCCACGGCAATTTGCCAGAGGCGCTCCGAGGTCTACGAGACAGCCCGCCGGGCAAATCCATCACGATGGAGCCGAAGCACCCGCTGCTGGCGTCAACCCGAAGAAGTGTGGATCAACAAGCCAGCAGAAGAGCCCGAAGTGATCAAGGCGCTACCCTTGATTCAGGCCGCCTGA
- a CDS encoding helix-turn-helix domain-containing protein — protein MTPPHRQSVARISEELGIHVITLYKWRKTWRLQGEVVPASEKEPEGWSAADKFTVVLETAGLNATELSAYCRERGLFPEQVSRWRQAAQDANAKPVLTMAEQKELEKLRAQDQREIKALKKELQRKEKALAEAAALLVLRKKWEAFCSEDEEG, from the coding sequence ATGACCCCGCCGCACCGGCAGAGCGTGGCCCGGATTTCAGAAGAGCTGGGCATCCACGTGATCACCCTCTACAAATGGAGGAAGACCTGGCGGTTGCAGGGAGAAGTGGTGCCGGCATCCGAGAAGGAACCAGAAGGCTGGAGTGCTGCCGACAAGTTCACGGTGGTGCTGGAGACCGCTGGCCTCAATGCCACCGAGCTCAGCGCCTACTGCAGGGAGCGGGGGCTGTTTCCTGAGCAGGTGAGCCGTTGGCGGCAGGCAGCCCAGGATGCCAACGCCAAGCCGGTGCTGACGATGGCCGAGCAGAAGGAGCTCGAGAAGCTCCGCGCCCAGGACCAGCGGGAGATCAAGGCCCTCAAGAAGGAGCTGCAGCGCAAGGAGAAGGCCCTGGCGGAGGCGGCAGCCTTGCTGGTGCTGCGAAAAAAGTGGGAGGCCTTCTGTTCGGAGGACGAGGAAGGCTGA
- a CDS encoding DUF6636 domain-containing protein yields MLPPQVLNSMRKDRAFIHSFLFRLGLAPLLILLEPGTARAMDGFVLPSRNIYCVLYSGDLFCDVIQHRWANWGCEDGGCRGTRFQLRQQGPANAIRSSDSMAGSNWPVLAYGRSIRRGTIQCVSATEGLTCKNDSGGRLHLNRLFYTLR; encoded by the coding sequence ATGCTCCCCCCTCAGGTTCTTAATAGCATGCGTAAGGATAGGGCGTTCATTCATTCCTTCTTGTTCAGGCTCGGCTTGGCTCCATTACTGATTCTTCTAGAGCCTGGTACTGCTCGAGCGATGGATGGATTCGTGCTGCCCTCACGTAACATCTATTGTGTGTTATACAGCGGTGACTTGTTTTGTGATGTCATCCAGCATAGGTGGGCAAACTGGGGCTGCGAAGATGGTGGATGCAGGGGCACTCGATTTCAGCTCCGGCAGCAAGGACCAGCCAATGCCATTCGATCCTCTGACTCCATGGCTGGAAGTAATTGGCCGGTTCTTGCCTATGGACGCAGCATTCGGCGTGGAACGATTCAGTGCGTCTCGGCGACGGAAGGTCTGACGTGCAAAAACGATAGTGGAGGCAGGCTGCATCTCAATCGATTGTTCTACACACTTCGTTGA
- a CDS encoding CHAT domain-containing protein: MTMVDLHLLSTTPNSLTVLVVAEGIQETLTIPMAARVLDAQAYWLRQFQAHHDQRRRSHAGKSPVSADAVAHASEQLRRELMAWFQQPPWQPLHRVLERDTAAPLRLQLDASARALESLPWENLFAQRPFWRLASSHRREAGQPARVSRPPRVLLLVGDAQGLDLAEEVRQLTRLNQRGRIDLLTLQNTDSNHTKLRQALLRAGGWDVLIFLGHAEADPRAGGRFHLGDGSILTAESIRQELEQAASHGLHLVLLNSCEGIDLARRCVGAGVDWAFCFLDRVPDTAAAQVFVALIQQLEAGASLVAATATVRERWARNDRCGLDLLVAAYSQPQALPFRLPLSRRRQFVQRLERTQRRQWIAAACAVALAVALPLDPTSSLSTALLDWRLDLQRQWRALRSVPGPTGLPLPVMLLDDWAYPAAGGQGPSQGAQVSRAALATVLEQTPATVHTVALDFALDGEEAGTNQLAAVIQRQQRPLVVAGYFGGPCPAVAAGGRNSELHPLLKGSGLKQRDLSTQILASNTCQSFPLDQRRRVPLQLGPALTGEQMAGLLSAKADPILPAHSVIDWSIDWFGQGGRPPLVVRVNRPQELPQLSSPVLLVGKGMLRFAPGTDSFTAPRAVEETLGPAWGGSSAELPGVVLQAVLTQSLSLNHWLTPLPYLVGIGVVGLTSGLGILLAAAVPQQPWRILWLTVITVVAVPVAFELAVQQRLLFPIALPLVGMGASSLLRREASPP, from the coding sequence ATGACGATGGTTGACCTCCACCTGCTCAGCACCACTCCCAACAGCCTTACGGTCCTGGTGGTGGCAGAGGGGATCCAGGAAACCCTCACCATCCCGATGGCTGCACGCGTGTTGGATGCACAGGCGTACTGGCTGCGGCAGTTTCAGGCCCACCATGACCAGCGCCGGCGTTCCCATGCCGGCAAGTCACCCGTCTCCGCGGACGCCGTTGCCCATGCCTCGGAGCAGTTGCGCCGGGAGCTGATGGCCTGGTTCCAGCAGCCGCCGTGGCAGCCACTGCACCGTGTGCTTGAACGCGATACCGCAGCACCGCTGCGGCTGCAGCTTGATGCCAGCGCACGAGCGCTGGAATCCTTGCCATGGGAGAACCTGTTTGCGCAGCGGCCCTTCTGGCGATTGGCCTCGAGCCACCGACGCGAGGCCGGGCAACCCGCAAGGGTCAGCCGACCGCCCCGGGTGCTGCTGCTGGTGGGCGATGCCCAGGGCCTCGATCTTGCTGAGGAAGTCCGCCAGCTCACGCGGCTGAATCAACGGGGTCGAATCGATCTCCTCACCCTGCAGAACACGGATTCGAACCACACCAAGCTGCGACAGGCCTTGCTACGCGCGGGTGGTTGGGACGTGCTCATCTTTCTTGGCCATGCCGAGGCGGACCCCCGCGCTGGTGGACGCTTTCACCTGGGAGACGGAAGCATCCTGACCGCCGAGAGCATCCGCCAGGAACTCGAACAGGCGGCCAGCCATGGCCTGCATCTGGTGTTGCTCAACAGTTGTGAGGGGATCGACCTGGCAAGACGTTGCGTTGGCGCCGGGGTGGACTGGGCGTTCTGTTTCCTCGATCGTGTTCCCGATACGGCTGCCGCCCAGGTGTTCGTGGCCCTGATCCAGCAGCTGGAGGCAGGGGCCTCGCTTGTTGCCGCCACGGCAACGGTGCGTGAACGGTGGGCAAGGAACGACCGCTGTGGACTCGATCTGTTGGTGGCTGCCTACAGCCAACCCCAGGCGCTGCCGTTCCGGCTGCCGTTGAGCAGGCGGCGACAGTTCGTGCAGCGTCTTGAGCGCACCCAGAGGCGGCAATGGATTGCAGCGGCCTGCGCGGTGGCCTTGGCGGTGGCCTTGCCACTCGATCCCACAAGCTCGCTCAGCACGGCACTGCTCGACTGGCGCCTGGATCTGCAACGCCAGTGGCGAGCTCTCAGATCGGTACCGGGGCCAACGGGATTGCCCCTGCCCGTCATGCTCCTGGATGACTGGGCCTATCCAGCGGCGGGCGGTCAAGGCCCAAGCCAAGGAGCCCAGGTGTCACGCGCCGCCCTGGCCACGGTGCTGGAGCAGACGCCAGCGACGGTTCACACCGTGGCCCTCGACTTTGCGCTCGACGGCGAAGAAGCAGGAACGAACCAACTGGCCGCCGTGATCCAGCGCCAACAACGGCCACTGGTGGTGGCGGGTTACTTCGGCGGACCCTGCCCCGCTGTGGCGGCGGGAGGACGTAACTCCGAGCTGCACCCTCTGCTGAAGGGAAGCGGCCTGAAACAGCGCGACCTCAGCACCCAGATTCTTGCCAGCAACACCTGCCAGAGCTTTCCCCTGGATCAGCGACGGCGGGTTCCGCTTCAGCTGGGACCGGCCCTCACCGGAGAGCAGATGGCTGGACTGCTGTCGGCGAAAGCCGATCCCATCCTTCCCGCCCACAGCGTGATCGATTGGTCGATCGACTGGTTCGGACAAGGCGGTCGGCCACCGCTCGTGGTTCGGGTGAACAGACCGCAGGAGCTGCCGCAGTTGAGCAGTCCGGTGCTGCTGGTGGGCAAGGGCATGCTGCGCTTTGCCCCTGGCACCGACTCCTTCACCGCTCCCAGGGCTGTGGAGGAGACGCTCGGACCGGCCTGGGGCGGCAGCAGCGCAGAGCTGCCAGGTGTAGTGCTCCAGGCGGTGCTGACCCAGAGCCTCAGCCTCAACCACTGGCTGACGCCCCTTCCCTACCTGGTGGGGATTGGGGTGGTGGGCCTGACGTCCGGGCTCGGAATCCTGCTGGCAGCGGCCGTGCCACAACAGCCGTGGCGGATCTTGTGGCTCACTGTGATCACCGTGGTAGCCGTTCCGGTGGCGTTCGAACTGGCTGTACAGCAGCGCCTGCTGTTTCCGATCGCTCTGCCGTTGGTGGGCATGGGCGCCAGCAGCCTGCTGCGTCGGGAAGCCTCGCCGCCATGA